Proteins from a single region of Nitrospirota bacterium:
- a CDS encoding Ig-like domain-containing protein produces the protein MKVSWQRVLLPIMLLLAACSGGGGNETPAPAANITTAGGTVASTDGQAQLVVPAGAAAQSMSVTLNPAPNAALPGDVVIVPGSVYQLTGNGGPLLTDATISITLPDTNQKSSAAQADMARLSKHQPNHFADCDVDGDGDIDYYDALGQDFLVAVGGFDPCIESPKIVKITPAAILALPDCAHNGLDITCTISDLSPGTFGVLFDETAPTVSVTLASNSVTAPGGVYVHARATDNKSVKRVDLIEQKIIGNSVVATTVIASTTAPDGSTPEPILSAGTTRNFASSDDNATYRYRGWAVDGNGNHAAVVALGNELDLVVNIPPTPPSDSTPPTVSLAASANTVPVGQTVTLTATASDDVGVTLVEFFKNAVKIGEDATAPYELTTAAFTGADLGAQTFTATAKDAANNNATSNSVPVTVTDTQAPSISLAASATSATVGETVTLTATSSDNLGVMLVEFFRNGGKIGEDATAPYEFTTAAFVDADIGVQSFTARATDAASNSATSSAVNVTVTTASALEAYVNPATGLDTNAGTSSAPFKTLNKAFTTVGAGGTVWLQDGSYTAATEGGLDIFAGRTVPAGVAIKAVNAGAATIGFTLQFPNGGSITGVDFDVSSQGRILASGGTTVISGPRWTKLGVSTLSNGIEASGTAKVLVDPNGVPTHNYALTPGALTGFALVTGTAELTVNGGVLDGTTGTGGAFTFDGAKLSLANFKLTNTSNAWVGGGGALYISGNVDSTVTLTNVEVNLAGALSVTCLAVDRNAAGPVLNPYVKIQDSVIANCNGGGVQLREGLPLLEVINSQITGHGRFGIEAGQIGFDSTANGYARPGVVLTNSTISGNALGGISLNNGGGVVILGGTVAGGAQKGIQLLKDSGIPENSYTLTARNAALSGSDALVLQGDAGGTEPLNLGTQSSPGGNTILGTTTGVRVSVEANVTVHAVGNTWAPNVQGADAAGHYSTASSVCAGANPCDVTSGSGTNYTFFNAGTGATLRLAHQ, from the coding sequence ATGAAGGTTTCCTGGCAACGAGTATTGCTTCCGATCATGCTTCTACTGGCAGCCTGTTCCGGCGGAGGCGGAAACGAAACGCCTGCCCCGGCCGCCAATATCACCACGGCGGGCGGCACCGTGGCGTCCACCGATGGCCAGGCGCAGCTCGTGGTGCCGGCCGGCGCCGCGGCGCAATCCATGAGCGTCACGCTGAACCCGGCGCCGAACGCGGCGCTGCCCGGTGACGTGGTGATCGTGCCCGGGAGCGTCTACCAATTGACCGGCAACGGCGGCCCGCTGTTGACCGATGCAACAATTTCGATCACCCTGCCGGACACCAACCAGAAGTCGAGTGCCGCGCAGGCCGACATGGCGCGTCTCTCCAAACACCAACCGAATCACTTCGCGGACTGCGATGTCGACGGCGACGGCGATATCGACTACTACGACGCTCTGGGGCAAGACTTCCTTGTAGCGGTAGGGGGCTTCGATCCATGCATCGAATCGCCGAAGATCGTCAAAATCACCCCGGCCGCCATCCTTGCGCTGCCCGATTGCGCGCACAACGGGCTCGACATCACATGCACCATCAGCGACTTGTCACCGGGCACGTTCGGCGTGCTGTTTGATGAAACCGCGCCGACGGTGTCCGTCACCCTCGCGAGCAACAGCGTCACCGCGCCGGGCGGGGTCTATGTGCACGCGCGCGCCACGGACAACAAGTCGGTCAAGCGGGTCGACTTGATCGAACAGAAGATCATCGGCAACAGCGTGGTTGCCACCACCGTGATCGCCAGCACCACCGCGCCGGACGGGTCAACGCCTGAGCCCATCCTGTCGGCAGGAACCACGCGCAATTTCGCTTCGTCCGATGATAACGCGACCTACCGGTACCGCGGGTGGGCCGTTGACGGTAACGGCAACCATGCCGCGGTCGTCGCGCTGGGCAACGAACTCGATCTGGTGGTCAACATCCCTCCGACTCCGCCGTCCGACAGCACGCCGCCGACCGTCAGTCTCGCCGCGTCGGCGAACACGGTTCCCGTCGGACAAACCGTGACGCTGACCGCGACCGCGAGCGACGATGTCGGCGTGACCCTGGTCGAGTTTTTCAAGAACGCGGTGAAGATCGGCGAGGACGCGACCGCGCCGTACGAACTGACCACCGCGGCGTTCACCGGCGCCGATCTGGGCGCCCAGACCTTCACCGCCACAGCCAAAGACGCGGCCAACAACAATGCCACCAGCAACAGCGTGCCGGTGACCGTGACCGACACCCAGGCGCCGAGTATCAGCCTGGCCGCGTCCGCCACCAGCGCGACGGTCGGTGAGACCGTGACGCTGACGGCTACCTCGAGCGACAACCTCGGGGTCATGCTGGTCGAGTTCTTCAGGAACGGCGGCAAGATCGGCGAGGACGCGACCGCGCCGTACGAATTCACCACCGCGGCGTTCGTCGACGCCGACATCGGCGTGCAGTCGTTCACCGCCAGGGCCACGGACGCGGCATCCAACAGCGCGACCAGCAGCGCGGTCAATGTCACGGTCACCACCGCCTCGGCGCTCGAAGCCTATGTCAACCCGGCCACGGGGCTTGACACCAACGCCGGCACCAGTAGCGCGCCGTTCAAGACGCTCAACAAGGCCTTCACCACGGTCGGCGCCGGCGGCACCGTGTGGTTGCAGGACGGCAGCTACACCGCGGCGACGGAAGGGGGCCTGGACATCTTTGCCGGTCGGACCGTTCCGGCGGGGGTGGCGATCAAGGCCGTCAATGCCGGCGCGGCGACGATCGGCTTCACGCTGCAATTCCCCAACGGCGGCAGCATCACCGGCGTGGACTTCGACGTCTCCTCCCAAGGCCGCATCCTCGCCAGCGGCGGCACCACCGTGATCTCGGGTCCGCGCTGGACCAAACTTGGCGTCTCGACGTTGAGCAACGGCATCGAGGCCAGCGGCACGGCCAAGGTGCTGGTCGACCCCAACGGCGTGCCGACGCATAACTACGCGCTCACCCCCGGCGCGCTGACCGGGTTTGCGTTGGTGACGGGCACCGCGGAGTTGACCGTCAACGGCGGCGTGCTCGACGGCACGACCGGCACCGGGGGCGCCTTCACGTTCGATGGCGCCAAGCTGTCGCTCGCCAATTTCAAGCTGACGAACACGAGCAATGCCTGGGTCGGCGGCGGGGGCGCGCTGTACATCAGCGGCAACGTCGACAGCACGGTCACGTTGACCAACGTGGAGGTCAATCTCGCCGGCGCGCTTAGCGTGACCTGTCTGGCGGTCGATCGCAATGCGGCAGGCCCGGTTCTCAACCCCTACGTCAAGATCCAGGACTCCGTCATCGCCAACTGCAACGGCGGCGGTGTCCAACTGCGCGAGGGCCTGCCGCTGCTCGAAGTCATCAACAGCCAGATCACCGGCCACGGCCGCTTCGGGATCGAGGCGGGACAGATCGGCTTTGACTCCACGGCCAACGGCTATGCTCGTCCCGGGGTCGTCCTGACGAACAGCACGATCAGCGGCAATGCGCTCGGCGGCATCAGTCTCAACAACGGCGGCGGGGTCGTCATCCTCGGGGGAACGGTCGCCGGCGGCGCGCAGAAGGGCATACAATTGCTGAAAGATTCCGGTATCCCGGAGAACAGCTACACCCTGACAGCCCGCAACGCCGCCCTCTCGGGCAGCGATGCCTTGGTACTCCAGGGCGATGCCGGCGGTACCGAGCCTCTCAACCTCGGCACACAGAGCAGTCCCGGCGGCAACACCATCCTGGGGACGACCACGGGCGTGCGCGTCTCGGTGGAAGCCAATGTGACGGTTCATGCGGTCGGGAACACCTGGGCACCCAACGTGCAGGGCGCGGACGCGGCGGGCCACTACTCGACGGCGAGCTCGGTCTGCGCGGGCGCGAACCCCTGTGACGTGACCAGCGGCAGCGGGACCAACTACACGTTCTTCAACGCAGGGACTGGTGCGACCTTGCGTCTGGCCCACCAGTAA
- a CDS encoding LuxR C-terminal-related transcriptional regulator, translating to MPHKPPPIAKITSPCPARIVHRDRLYRLLDRFRETPLLWIEGPPGAGKTTLVAGYLSRRKLHRLWYRIDPDDADIATFFHYLKGAVDSLTGRRRKPFLPLFAPEYLPNPAPFARRFFRALFGALPTPFILVFDNIREVDPASPFYHLLREGLEEVPAGGRVVLVSREAPPPPFARLQANQSIGVIDWGNLRLTEREAEGIIRLHRGPRSSREMVRRLHAQTDGWTAGLILLLKGGKGEPSGLATPLLFDYFAGEIFDKTDPGRQDFLLKSASLPEITPKMAEALTGAREAGRILSELNRQRFFVERKEAPEPIYQYHPLFRDFLCARAEARFDRATLLKIKRRAGEVMESSGRVEGAIDLFLDGEEVEAAIGLILRQAPEMVARGRYHTLAGWLTRLPSDRFDDLRGMVGGRNGNHALAWLRYWRGCCRLPFDPAAGRADFEAAFKQFSDQGNDPEGILLSWASIIETYFFVCGDFRAFDRWIAALESWLARHRWSPSPEVEARVSSAMTMALLYRRPHHPELKSWAARTLSAVTRICDPNLRIHLSAPLANYYFWMGDPAGLGHLSALFRKAAASREASPLSRILARTWEWADVWTGASGAVSEGFDAAEASGVPMLEHLLPAAEAFNALNAGDLERGRASLEQMESRIRHAQALEVGRYHYLSCRYHLLQADPTAALPHAEIALEMARRQGVVLPEIFCLLDMAQAHLIRREGDEGADSLRRARRLARGIPSPLIEFLCSVFEVQCFLLLEERKSPSVAAARGREKMESALRRAIALGRERHLFNLSFVAKPVMARLCVKALAAGIEIDYVSALVRKHRLFPEDLPLLCAGEAGGDLTLATMLNLFANAYRLSRREREVVVLLTAGKQAKEIARELGLAIPTVKEYLGSVYRKVGVDGRGPLMAKLLSTRSSPPSQIL from the coding sequence ATGCCTCACAAACCGCCGCCGATCGCCAAGATCACCTCCCCCTGCCCGGCCCGTATTGTTCACCGGGATCGGCTCTACCGCCTCCTGGACCGCTTTCGCGAGACGCCGCTCCTCTGGATCGAAGGTCCCCCTGGCGCAGGCAAGACGACCCTCGTCGCGGGCTATCTCTCCCGCCGCAAACTGCACCGCCTCTGGTACCGGATCGATCCCGACGACGCCGACATCGCCACCTTCTTCCATTACTTGAAGGGGGCGGTCGATTCCCTCACGGGCCGACGCCGCAAGCCCTTCCTTCCCCTTTTCGCGCCCGAATACCTCCCGAATCCCGCGCCGTTCGCCCGCCGTTTCTTCCGGGCCCTCTTCGGAGCCCTTCCCACCCCATTCATCCTGGTCTTCGACAACATCCGGGAGGTCGATCCCGCATCTCCCTTCTATCATCTCCTGCGCGAAGGACTGGAGGAGGTCCCGGCAGGGGGGAGGGTGGTATTGGTCAGCCGAGAAGCTCCCCCTCCGCCGTTTGCCCGCCTCCAGGCCAACCAGTCGATTGGAGTGATCGACTGGGGGAATCTCCGCCTGACGGAGCGGGAGGCCGAAGGAATCATCCGCCTGCATCGCGGCCCCCGGAGTTCGCGGGAGATGGTCCGACGGCTCCACGCCCAGACGGACGGCTGGACCGCCGGACTGATTCTCCTCCTGAAGGGGGGGAAGGGAGAGCCGTCCGGGTTGGCCACACCGCTTCTCTTCGACTACTTCGCCGGAGAGATTTTCGACAAAACCGATCCCGGCCGGCAAGATTTTCTGTTAAAGAGCGCCTCGCTCCCAGAGATCACACCGAAGATGGCGGAGGCACTGACCGGAGCGCGGGAAGCTGGGAGGATTCTCTCCGAGTTGAACCGGCAGCGATTCTTCGTCGAGCGGAAGGAGGCCCCGGAGCCGATCTACCAGTACCATCCGCTCTTCCGAGACTTTCTCTGCGCAAGAGCGGAGGCGCGCTTTGACCGCGCCACCCTTTTGAAGATCAAACGACGGGCAGGGGAGGTCATGGAATCGTCCGGCCGGGTCGAGGGCGCGATCGATCTTTTCCTTGATGGCGAAGAGGTCGAAGCAGCGATCGGTCTCATTCTTCGGCAGGCTCCGGAGATGGTCGCCCGGGGGCGGTATCATACGTTGGCCGGATGGCTGACGCGGCTCCCTTCCGACCGGTTCGATGACCTTCGGGGAATGGTTGGAGGTAGAAACGGAAACCATGCCCTTGCGTGGCTCCGCTACTGGCGGGGGTGCTGCCGGCTTCCATTCGATCCGGCGGCGGGTCGCGCCGATTTCGAGGCGGCTTTCAAACAGTTTTCGGACCAGGGAAATGATCCCGAAGGAATCCTTCTATCGTGGGCCAGCATTATCGAAACCTATTTCTTTGTTTGTGGAGATTTTCGAGCCTTCGACCGCTGGATCGCCGCCCTCGAATCATGGCTCGCGCGCCATCGGTGGTCTCCTTCCCCCGAGGTTGAAGCGCGCGTATCCTCAGCCATGACCATGGCGCTGCTCTATCGCCGCCCCCATCATCCGGAGTTGAAATCCTGGGCGGCGCGAACCCTCTCCGCTGTCACCAGGATTTGTGATCCGAATCTCCGGATTCATCTGTCCGCCCCGTTGGCCAACTATTACTTCTGGATGGGTGATCCGGCGGGTCTCGGCCATCTCTCTGCGCTCTTCAGAAAGGCGGCCGCTTCCCGGGAGGCCTCTCCGCTCAGCCGGATCCTCGCGAGAACATGGGAATGGGCCGATGTCTGGACGGGAGCTTCCGGTGCCGTCTCCGAAGGATTCGACGCGGCCGAGGCGAGCGGCGTCCCGATGCTAGAGCACCTGTTGCCGGCGGCGGAGGCCTTCAACGCCTTGAACGCCGGCGACCTGGAGCGGGGGAGGGCCTCTCTGGAACAGATGGAGTCTCGGATACGTCATGCCCAGGCCCTTGAGGTCGGTCGATATCATTATCTCTCTTGTCGGTACCACCTCCTTCAAGCAGATCCGACCGCGGCGCTCCCGCATGCCGAAATCGCCTTGGAAATGGCGCGTCGGCAGGGAGTCGTTTTGCCGGAGATCTTTTGCCTTCTGGACATGGCCCAGGCCCATTTGATCCGAAGGGAAGGGGACGAAGGGGCCGACTCCCTGAGACGGGCCCGACGACTCGCTCGCGGCATCCCAAGCCCCCTGATCGAATTTCTCTGTTCCGTCTTTGAGGTCCAATGTTTTCTCTTGTTGGAAGAGAGGAAGAGTCCTTCCGTGGCGGCTGCGAGGGGAAGGGAAAAAATGGAGTCGGCGCTCCGGAGGGCGATTGCCCTTGGCCGGGAGCGGCATTTGTTTAATCTGTCGTTCGTTGCCAAACCGGTGATGGCCCGGCTCTGCGTGAAGGCGCTTGCTGCGGGGATCGAAATTGACTACGTGAGCGCCCTTGTCCGGAAACATCGTCTCTTCCCGGAAGATCTTCCCCTCCTCTGCGCGGGTGAAGCAGGGGGAGACCTCACACTCGCAACGATGTTGAACCTCTTCGCCAACGCCTACCGACTCTCCCGACGCGAACGCGAGGTCGTGGTGTTGCTCACGGCCGGAAAGCAAGCCAAGGAGATCGCCCGCGAGCTCGGCCTGGCCATTCCCACCGTGAAGGAATACCTCGGGTCGGTGTACAGAAAGGTCGGTGTCGACGGCCGCGGACCGCTCATGGCCAAGCTGCTGTCGACCCGGTCCTCACCCCCGTCTCAGATCCTGTAG
- a CDS encoding AraC family transcriptional regulator, with protein MLKTTESFAKTTKSDSPIDCLSDVLRSMRISGSLLLREEYASPWAISIPDAETLGALLQVKTEVRVVAFHFVQRGHVEITLHNGNEAVIEAGEVAICFAGSAHQISQGLNPHVMPVETLLAGSDNVFRPGEKHRARSTSLVCGVFLLHDTHLNPLFAALPPLLHSSVSRSSGWHNLSGVADLLAQETTRRSFGSGYVIDRLLELLCAEAVRSHIERTHHQEVGWFRGLRDPTVGRALVMIHSRPGENWSVKRLAQGVAMSPSRFAARFAAALGESPMAYVAKWRMNVASRLLNGTQRGIGEIAADVGYVSLPAFHRAFKRHLGVPPATWRGRQS; from the coding sequence ATGCTCAAAACAACCGAATCATTTGCCAAAACAACTAAGAGTGATTCTCCAATCGATTGTCTCAGTGATGTTCTCAGGTCGATGCGAATTAGCGGGAGCTTGTTGCTGAGGGAGGAGTATGCGTCGCCTTGGGCAATCTCGATCCCGGACGCCGAGACACTGGGAGCTCTCTTGCAGGTCAAGACAGAGGTGCGCGTGGTTGCGTTCCACTTCGTCCAGCGGGGGCACGTCGAGATCACGCTCCACAACGGGAACGAGGCAGTCATCGAAGCCGGCGAAGTCGCCATCTGCTTTGCGGGTTCTGCCCACCAGATCTCACAAGGCCTGAATCCTCACGTCATGCCGGTCGAAACGCTGTTGGCCGGTAGCGACAACGTGTTCCGACCCGGCGAGAAACACCGCGCGCGCAGTACGTCGCTCGTGTGCGGCGTGTTCCTCCTGCACGACACCCATCTCAACCCGCTGTTCGCGGCACTTCCGCCCCTGCTTCACTCCTCCGTGTCTCGGTCGAGCGGATGGCACAACCTCTCCGGGGTTGCGGACCTGCTGGCTCAAGAGACGACCCGACGGTCGTTCGGGAGCGGCTATGTGATCGACCGGCTCTTGGAACTGCTGTGCGCCGAGGCGGTTCGATCACACATCGAGAGGACCCATCACCAGGAGGTCGGATGGTTCAGGGGACTCAGAGACCCGACGGTTGGCCGCGCCCTCGTCATGATCCATTCGCGGCCCGGTGAGAACTGGTCGGTCAAGCGTCTGGCCCAAGGTGTGGCGATGTCGCCGTCTCGATTCGCCGCCCGGTTCGCGGCCGCACTCGGTGAGAGCCCCATGGCGTATGTGGCGAAATGGCGGATGAATGTGGCGAGCCGGCTGTTGAATGGGACGCAGCGCGGAATCGGTGAAATCGCCGCCGATGTCGGGTATGTCAGCTTGCCGGCTTTTCATCGGGCTTTCAAGCGCCACTTGGGCGTCCCCCCGGCGACCTGGCGGGGCCGCCAGTCCTAA
- a CDS encoding MBL fold metallo-hydrolase, giving the protein MTRRSPRISGRSTTHTMKTALLIVLIGTILWSAAGCRSFVLKTVMTTVEPYFHGPGIDGTAFEQLTEKVYTFRWNWYRNLIIVTDAGLVVIDPMNAEMATALKKELDQTFPGKKVHTLIYSHYHLDHARGGAALAPTEVIAHEKCPTYWKEFEHDDVLEPTRLISGDTTLTIGGMEIRALDLGLSHTDTLYAFHLPSEKLVFTADLGLVKSVPPVGVPDRYAPGYLAALNRVAALDFQIFVPSHFGYGTKQDLLDWRDMMEDGRRLAREALHKTGLFGVRDNQMANDFDTVYFPMREKYGSWHGFNEMFILNLVRDLEGEALGH; this is encoded by the coding sequence ATGACTCGTCGTTCGCCGCGCATCTCCGGCCGATCCACGACGCACACCATGAAAACGGCTCTGCTGATTGTCTTGATCGGGACGATCCTGTGGTCAGCGGCTGGTTGCAGGAGCTTCGTCCTCAAGACGGTGATGACAACGGTCGAACCCTACTTCCACGGGCCGGGCATCGATGGGACCGCGTTCGAACAGCTCACCGAGAAGGTGTACACGTTTCGGTGGAACTGGTACCGCAACCTGATCATCGTCACCGACGCCGGACTCGTGGTGATCGACCCCATGAACGCTGAGATGGCCACGGCGCTCAAAAAGGAACTGGACCAGACGTTCCCCGGCAAGAAGGTCCACACGCTCATCTACTCGCACTACCACCTCGACCACGCCCGTGGTGGCGCGGCGCTGGCGCCGACCGAGGTCATCGCGCACGAAAAGTGCCCGACGTATTGGAAGGAATTTGAGCATGACGACGTCCTCGAGCCCACGCGCCTCATCAGCGGCGACACCACGCTCACCATCGGAGGCATGGAGATTCGGGCCCTTGACCTGGGGCTCTCACACACGGATACGCTCTACGCCTTCCATCTTCCGTCCGAGAAACTGGTGTTCACGGCGGACCTCGGACTCGTCAAGAGCGTCCCGCCCGTCGGGGTGCCTGATCGGTACGCGCCCGGGTACCTCGCGGCGCTCAATCGCGTCGCTGCGCTCGACTTTCAGATCTTCGTTCCGTCGCACTTCGGCTACGGGACCAAACAGGACCTGCTCGACTGGCGAGACATGATGGAAGACGGCCGGAGACTGGCGCGGGAGGCCCTCCACAAGACCGGCCTCTTCGGTGTGCGCGACAATCAGATGGCAAACGACTTTGACACCGTCTACTTTCCGATGCGCGAGAAGTATGGGAGCTGGCACGGTTTCAACGAGATGTTCATCCTGAACCTGGTGCGCGATCTCGAAGGCGAAGCCCTCGGCCACTGA